The Papaver somniferum cultivar HN1 unplaced genomic scaffold, ASM357369v1 unplaced-scaffold_75, whole genome shotgun sequence genome includes the window ctggtttagcattctccatattgaactttttcaatactcattcaatatattcagcctgactaagcataagtacacccttagatctgtctcttatgatcctcataccaagaatctgctttgtttcttcaaattctcaacttcttgtagagatgttccggtaaccaacatatcatccacatacagtaacAATATGTTGTAGTCAGAACTgcaccttttgaagtaacaacaatgatctgcattacaccgtgagtaaccacctctatgcatgaagttatcaaacttcttgtaccactgtcttggggcttgttttaaaccatacaaactcttgtttagcttgcacaccatctcttcttgccttttactatgaatccttctggctgattcatgtaaatttcttcatctaggtcaccgtgaagaaaagttgtctttacatccaactgttcaaggtagagatcttcagaagccactagacttaacactactcgtatagtagtcatcttcacaactggagaaaatatatcgttgtaatcaacaccaggtttttgctggaaacctttcacaaccaacctcgccttgtagcgaatatATCCATTTGCTTTAgacttcatccgataaacccacttgttatgcaacaccttcttacctattggtaattttactaacacccaagtgtcaTTCTCCTCAAGTGAACTCATCTCATCTTCCCTAGAAAGTTGCCACTTTCCTGAATCATCAACAACTAGTGATTcattaatatcttcaggttcaccttcatctgtaagtaatagataattcagagcataccttgggtttggttttggagttcttgATGATCTGCGTACTTCTTGTGGAACTATAAGAGTAACTCCCACTGCAGCAGAAGTCTGTTCAccttgtacttctctgccatcagcaaCACTGTGCCCTTCTTGTACCACACTTTTtctagaaacatcatcaatatcgatatacaactccttatcgacgttgcttgatccgacatcttcaacttgtgttttattcttgtccttgtacagctcattctcattaaaagtgacgtctctacttataataactttgtgaccctcgtagtcccaaagtttatacccaaaagcgtcatttccgtaaccaagaaatatacacttctttgcttgagaacctatcttagacctctcaccgggactaagataaatataaccaacacaaccaaaaactttaaaatatgaaagatttacctttttgccggtccaaacctcctctggtatcttcatatctaatggactactaggtgtcctattgattagataagcagtcgtctctgttgcatgtgcccagaaggtctcgggaaaaccagactgcaacctcatgcacctatcacgtgcattcaacgtccaattgATACGTTATGCTACTCCATTCTCCTATGgcgtccttggaactgtcctctccaaacgaattccatttgtagcacataactgtaagaattctgttttgtcatactcaccaccgttgtctgaccttagacacttcaacttcagaccagtttctgtttcaaccaaagctttccacttcttaaacacttcatacacttCGAAATTATTCTTCATTAAGTAAAGACACActttccttgagtgatcatcaataaaggtgacataataatGGAACCCgttgtgagatgcaacatcaattggtccccatacatccgtgtgaaccaaatcaagttttgcacttctcaagtctcttcctcctctgctgaaactaacccgtctttgttttccaagaacacagtcttcacaaaaactcatatcaacagacttcaccttaggtatatatcctcccgaacatagaatcttcatgtcCTTCTCATTCATGTtccctaatcttctatgccataagttagtgtcttcaccactactagccactgctaaattagttccatctgaagtccggtatagagtaccgactctaactccacgagctaataccatagctcctttcttcactttccaattgtgtttcgtaagcacaacttcacagtcaACATCACAAACTTGTCCCACAGACACCaggttcttcttcaaatttggaacgtgtcgtacatccttcaatttccacgttgaaccgttgactttcaagatcacatcacccaaaccaatgATGTTGCGTGCTTCACCATCAactaagaatacttggccatagtatccttatttataagagatcataatactcttatcacccgttgcatggaaagaagctcccgagtctataatccaaaactcatcttgcttgtccttagagagtagtagaaaaccttccgtaatcaccttcttgttatcaacaacgaccttcaccggttccgcagctgcaactacgtggacctcttcttgattacctttgtttccaccattattagcacctttgttttccgaAAAATCGCGCTTgtagtgtcctactttcttacacgcccaacactcaacaacacctctagtccgggattgagatctccccctagactttcctctagacttccatctggatttgttgttgttgttcctgtttgaactcctgcctctatcttcttcttgcatacttaaggccgaacttgaagaattagaaacataaccttgttctattcttctctcttcttcagcgatcaaccttcgttgcacatcatcaagcttcaacttctcgctccctgcagAATTATTAATGGTTGTTCTTGCGgtttcccaactctttggtaatgacgacaacaaccgtaaagcttgaacttcatcatcaaaagtaatactaacttttgaaagatgagaaataattgatttaaacttcccaagatgtgctgaaatcgcttcgccttcttgcatcttcagattaaataattgttcacacaacataatcttccccgaggctgatgacttttgatacaacttttcaagtttatccataagatccttcgtactagtttcctcttgtacgttattgtagacttcctccgttagacatctacggatcaTGGCTacatacttgcgatcaagagttgtccattcatcgtctttgcgtgctccctttttcacaactccacccaatggatcagcaaggtctttctcatataggtagtcttccatctgagacttccaaaacgcaaagttcttcccattaaaaaactttaaccctagctaccgtactttcgttattatcacccataactcccactccaatcgtactacgataaaccctaaagctctaacccgagctctgataccagttgtcaggattttcttatggaatcactgacaaccgcggaaaaacggatcttgagatattatgatgaataataagtaaaccaagcacaagcaactataataatacgagaaagataaatcaactcaaatccagtatgaagaaaaacgattacaacgtcgtgtgaatcccagcaaacccttggttacaccgcaaaattacccgagacgataaccttgtctctttttcctcaccaatatgctatcacaacgaaaccctagctttagctcTAAAacctatacaagaaatctctcaccgatctcttaatcgttttctacagaGTATAATTTTACAAgacctaattacctatttatataggttacaaacttggtcatcaagaattctaaccggtttatgaaaccccttccctaaataatcACCACTAACttttaggaaataataattattccTCAAATAACTAACATGAAAGCCTGGAGGGAATTTGTGTATTCAAAAGATCACAACATGGCCATTGACCAGTGCTCACTATGGGGGCTACCGGCTACATATCCCTCCATTTTAAATTCGATCCGAACATTTTCACTGTTCTCATTAGTATGATGCTGATGACTGCTGAATGACACACTCTACAAACAACGTGGGCCCCATCACTTTTCAACAGTTTGGACACGATGGCGTAGCTATTACGGATCTTCTGTTGGGGACGTACAGATATCGCTTAAGATCTTGCGGCTGATACTCCTACACAACTGTTGGTCTTCTTCTCTGACATTTGGGTTGTTGTTACGTGGTGTAATGTGGTTGGCTCCAGCTGTTGCTGGGTCCCATTTCTGTCCCAGCAAAGTCCACTGAGTTAAAAAACTACGCAAGTATAGATATATACACCCAAAGGCCGAAAATTATACACTACGATACGGGATTTGTTCCACAGAAATACACCTCTATCCGGTGTATTTCACCAGTTCTTTTCTTCGTTGATTTGCCGTTCAATATTCCTATAGTGTCATCCCACAAAACTATATCCGGTGTAATATAGTTTCTTTCGATATTAGCAATGAGAAACCCATTGAATTGGCATCGCTATTCAAATTCATTTTTAGTTGTTGATGGATTGTAATGATGAATTTCGATCCATTAACCCAACAAATGAAACAGTTATAAGATCTTCCTTTCGCGATATTAGAACAACGCAGGGGCAAGGGTATTTGGAGAGTTTACTTTCACTGAACTCAGGTACCTATATATGTTGAAAAGATAAGGAAGTCCAAGAAGAACGTGATGAAGGTTTTTTTATGCTCAGTCATATGTCTCTATAATTTCTGTGTTGTTGCAGTCCCTCAACATACATGATCATTCAATTCTAAAAAAAGCTATGGAAGGTATGCAAAAGCTGTCGTTGGTTGTTTCTACCTTGAGGGACAAGTGCATAACTGGTTTGTTCTTATTCAGGTAAGTTTCGCAACGTGTGGTCATTATCTATCTGTATATATCCTTTAAAGCGCGCAATCAACAGTCTTCATGGTAAGGTTGTGTTAAAGCTTCTATGGAAATAAATTGTATattcaaaagaaaacaacatgGCCGTTGGCCAGTACTCACTAATGGGGTTGCAAATCCCTCCATTTTAGATCAGAAAAACTTTCCAACACAACGTCTATTCCATTGCAAACTTGCTTAAATTCCATTGGAAAACTTCCATCATCATGACTAGTATGAAGCGCTGATGATAACTCTTGCTAAATGGCACTCTCAGCAAACAAACAACTTGATCCATAAGAAAACATTGATATATAATAGAAATTCAAACATTCATTTAATCGTTTGGGTAGGAAGAGGATGAGTTCCTTTTGGAGCATAGAATCAAGAAAACTTCCTTCCTCCATACAACAACACATTGATCTGAGCAGACCATCATCAGATAATCATGAGTTTTCACGTACTCTTGAAACCGTCTGATTCTCGCTCACAAGTGTAACCACTTTGCGAGTTGGGTTGGATTCACGACCCCCTCAATGTGGGCCCCCTCACTTTTCAACAGCTTCGACACGTTGGCGTAGCTACTATGGATCTTCTGTTGCGGCCGTACCGATTTGGCTTCAGATCCTGCGGCTCCTCCTATTCCTACTGCTGTTGGTCTTCCTCTGATATTGTTTGGGTTGTTGTTACGTGGAGTTATGGGATTGGCTTCAGCTCTAGCCGGGTCCCACTTCTGTCCTAGCAAAGTCCCCGAAGTTAAAAACTCATGAGCCAAATAACCAGCTAGCAGCCAGTTATTATCTTTACAAGGCGCCGAAGCAGCCGGTGATATTGACAAACTCGGCGGCGTTGGCGGCGGCGTCGGCGCAGTTGGCTTATTAGCCATCACAGCTGATGTAGACGTATCTCTCTCTTTCCGCTTTCTTGACGCGACTCCAAAATGATGCTGATCTGGCTTACTGTAATTTGACATTTTTGCCCTTAATGTGACACGTCAGCAGCAAAATTCGAAAGATATTACTATAGCATCTAAACATACAATATAAATATAAAAAGACGACTGGTAATAAGAATCTGAGAGATGGGGGCagtatttagggtttagatttacaTGATGAGATAGGGATCCAGAAACTGGATGACCGGAATCTGATGATTTTTTGTCGGAAAATTCGTTTCCCGGTGTACCGTACCGGATAATATGACGCCGGAACAAAGATTTTAACCGGAAAGGGAGATCTTAATGCCGGAGCAAAGATTTTATTTGAGAGAGAAGAGGGAGGAGAGAGAGTTTTGACAAAGCGGAGAAAAAATGTGAGACGAGTTCTGCCTTTATAGGATGAGACTTGGTTAATTACCCTCCAGGTTTAATAAAATAACCATACTGCCATTGGATGTTATTGTTGGATGACTAAATTACTCTTTGTGTGGATAAGCCCATTAGTTAGGTCAGGTGTTGGCCACTGATGCACATGAATTATGTCTTTAAGATTCATAATCCGATGATCAACTTATATGAAGTTGGAACATACACTACAAATTTCTATCAATCAAGAAGATGATGCAAATATTCAGATCAGGGTGAATGACTGCAGTTGTATATAATTACATACCGAGAGCGGGCCGGACGAAATAATCTGCAGTGTAGATCCTaacgaaaaatgaaaaaattcaaGCGAAATCAtacaaaatctttccattttaaGTGAAATTAACGAGCAAAAGATGAATattcgggtacccgatacccgttAGGACCCGAAAACTTATCTGTTCCTAACGGGTCTACCCGTCGGGTAGTGATTTTGTTAATGGGTTCAAtcttaggacccggaaccggacccgataTATCCAAGTCCGGTTCGGTTCCGGATAATCGGGTACCCGTTGGTGGTCCTAGAATTAGGTTCAAGACTAATTTCACCACAGAATCTCGATAAAGCTTTGAATTTGTTTCACCATTTCAAGGATTTTGTCACAGGCTGTACCTGTTGTTATTGAATTTGTAAAGGTTATAACCTGTTATAAATAGGCCGTTATTAATAATTGTGATGGTGTTTTATAACGGTTTTATCTGTGACAATAGCCAGATACAGTCACATATAGAAAGGTTACAATAATTAATAGTCACAATTGACCTAATTTTAGGATCGCGACACGTGGCTCATTTGTCACGAAAATTTTAACAGTTTTAGGTATGAGTATATTATTGCAACGATTCATTTGAGGACACTGTCTTCTTGTAGTAACGGTTACAGTAACACCTATAAGTGTTACCTATTGCTTATAACAAATCTTTTAGTAACATGTGTCATCCTCCTATATCAGCACTCCGATGATGACACGTGTTCTTTTTTACTAACactttttgtaacaattatttccgtaacaattctttaaacaattaaaAAAATGGATAATCCAGATCCATTTAACGGACCTAGGCTTCCATTTTACAGGCCTGAAACACAATTTATCCTGAAACAAGGACCCGCGACACAATTTATTATCCTGAAACACAAGCGTGCGACACAATTTATCCTGAAACACATGCCTGCGATACACATTTCAACACTCATACATACATTGCGGAAACAGGGGCACAAATATCTATTCATTATGATACTTACAACCAAACAATGTTTTATTCATTACGAAATTTAACCAAGCACACTTCAAAGCCAACATTTTGTGAGCTGCAACCAAGTAAAAACAAGCTTAACTTAATTAATACACAATGAGATAAGAAGTTGCAAGAGaataaaaatatacaaataaATCAATAATATTTGTTATCATACCATTTAACGCGAGCATCGACAAAGTTATCATTTCAAGTAATTCCAGCATTGGCATCAAACACGCATGACCTACAAATAATAAAAATTGAACATGTTAATGACAAGTTTTGGAGTTTCATGGATCAAGAGAGGAGTGGAATGAAAAACAGAATAAAAAAATGTAAAGAACTATATTATTATCGATCTCTATTCACAAAGTCCAAATTAAAACTTAGCTATATAAAGCAAAACATAGAATAAGTGGCGTTCCACTTCACACGAGTCCCACTTCCTAAAGTGTAGGTAAACAGACTCAACATTAACACCTACAGTTCTTCACGTCTTGTAAACAATAAAGACTAAAACTAATTCAACTTCAGTTCTACAAATGTAGTTATAGCAATATTAACTTGCCAGATTTTTGTACTCACACGAACTACCTCTGTTATATGACTTGCAATGAATACAAGAACTTCATCTCATAACAACTGAAAGTTGGATACTCAGTTCAAAAGCTAAACACCATAGATTTGATTAAAAATTCAAGGAAGTAAAATTCAGAAAATGGAAAACATTACAAGAAAAAGAAGGTAAAAGGTCAACAGACATACCTAAAGAGCATAATCAAGATCAAGAACTGATCCACCTAGTTTTGTCTTCGACCGCACCAAAAGAGAGAAAGTGAGGAGTCGGAACACTGTATATTTGACTAAAAATTCAAGGAATGATTGAATTTAGAAAAATAGGGAACACTGCAAGAAAGTGAAAGGAAAAGGTTAGTAGACATACTTAAATAGCACAACCAGGATCAAGAATGGATGCACCTAGTTTTTTCTTTGGCTGCACCAAAATAGAGCAAgtagaagttaaaaaaaaaaaaattgaaccagGCACCCACACCCTAATTTTTAAGAGTTGGAATGAGTTCTATAATCTCTTCACACCTTTTAGGCTCCGGCGAGTAACCCAATGAAGACTTTCAGTGTAAGAACATCCAGACTTGAAATAGTTGCACGACTCACAAAGGTTATTGGCACTCTTTTCTATAGAGAAGAGTGTAGCTAATCTCGTATAAGCAATTCGAAGTAGTCTTGCCTCAGTAGGTTATCCGAACTGCAGCTTTTTACATCGAGGGATCTTCACAAAAACAGAATAAAAAGAATCAACAAACttgaaagaaaaaataacaatATGACTCTAACAGCAGGAAGTTATGAATAAGCAAAAGTCACTGAAGCTAATGTTCAAGTAATAAGAAGGGCAAAAGGAGGATTTACATTTGCAGAAAACAACATGACCACGAACAATCAATATACGGAGCTTCATTCTGAAGTCGTAAATTTGAGATCTGGACAACAAGGGAACATATGTAATATTTATAATCAATGTTTACCAATATGCAGACAGCTTCATTCTAACTCGTCCAGTCCAGCTTTTACATGCTACCCCTTACTGAATGAGAAAGAACGAAGGATTTTGACAACATTTACCTGTTTAAAAGCTGGCCATTTAAGAACGAGAATATGTAATAGAACACTATATGGACTAAGAACGGAGGAACCTGTAAAAAGAGGAAATTTCacattttaattttctttttccaaGATAACCTTTCTGATAGAACGACCATAATTTAAAGTTAAAACACACAAGATTGGCCCTTAATGTCTTTAAGTAGTTATCCAGCTTTTCCATGATGCTTTGCCAGTGAGCAGCTGCATTTGCATGTGAGTGTGATCCTTTCaccagacttgtgaaggatattctACGAGCTTGTCTTAAAGTTCAAAGGATATACAGTACAGGTTATTGTGGGAAAGCATCTACCTGAATGCAAAATCCAAGCAACGGAGAGACCTCTGTCTTTAAATTGTCTCTGATTATGCCATATATCTTCCCAAGGAACCCTTAAGTTGTTGCTTAAATAGTAAAGATGGATTTGGCTTCGACTTGGCGCAGTCTACAAAGCAAGAAACCATTAAGAAACAAGAACTCAGCACTATGGAGATGCTTGCAGTCCCTAAATAACAAATATAGAGAGATCCCATACCATATGTCAAGAGAAACGAAGCTAGTATAAATAATATCTTCAGAATATAAGTCTGCACAATTTAAGAGTTCTTGTAACTTGCAAACATAAGAAATCCAATCCGTCTTAATTACTAATAAGTAGAATGAATCTACACATGATTCTGCATTcacataaaacataaaaaaaacaaaaagagaaacaaATAAGTTTAGCACATTTGAGGGTTAATTCTAACGCTGATCATAGTAAATTAGTGCGTAAATTTAACATCACTGAGTCTAGTATCTATCGAAAGTTTACGGCCAATACTGCATACAACACATCTACAATCTATATAATACCAATCTTATTTGTAACGTTCAAAGCATCATAATATGGAGTTAATCTCGCGTAAGCCTTCTTCGTTCCGTCAGGCCTGAAGTCACAGGATTGAGTTAGTACATGGGCTATAGTTTTTAGGTACAATTAAATTCAgatgataatcaagaaaaatTTAGGAGCTTACCTGATAAGGGTGTTCACTTTCTTAGTCTGGATATCATACATCTTCTTGACTGCAGCATTAATTTTCTTCTTGTCAGCACGGATATCAACAATGAATACTAGGGTgttgttgtcttcaatcttcttcattgCTGATCAGTTGTGAGTGGGTATTTCAAAATATGGTAATGGTCAAGCTTGTTCCTTAGAGGTGCACTAATACGAGGGTTCTTGGGTTTCCTCGCTGTCTTCAATGTCTTTGGCCTGTGAAAGGTGATTGATGTGCGGATCTTCTTAACCTTCTTCTTTATCGTTGTTGCTCCAACTTTGACTGCCTTGGCAGATTTCAAAGCCTGTACCTTTGGGTCATGCTTCTTTGTTGTAGCAACTACATGACAGGCGAATGATATTAGACACAAGATCGACATTCAATATACCAAAACAACCCCAACATGCTTCATACAAAGAAGCAAAATAGACATACCGAAACCAAACCCAGTGTACAGAACAATCATACTAACTCAGGATACAAAGAAGCAAGTACAGAGAACTAAACAAGATACAAAATGAAcattcaaagattgctagagttagacctgagtttctcgttcggatgaactgaagacgaaatatatcagattcgaacatcacaggttcaaagattgctagagttagacctgagtttctcatggAGATAGTGAAAATTACCATACTATCCGTATCGgaaataagtgaaataaatattacatattgtgaaaatgaccatattactcttactagagtaagtgcaataaataccacacagacagtgaaaatgaccatattacccttattaggAATTAATGCAATACATATCATGGGGATAGTGAAAATAATCATACTACCtttatcggaaataagtgaaataaatattacagattgtgaaaatgaccatattacccttattagaaataagtgcaataaatatcacataaACAgtcaaaatgaccatattacccttactaggaattagtgcaataaatatcatggagacattTAAAATGAgcatactacccttatcggaaataagtaaagtaaatattatagattgTGAAAATTACCATATtatccttactagaaataagtgcaataaatatcacagagacagtgaaaatgaccaaactacccttaccaaa containing:
- the LOC113344218 gene encoding uncharacterized protein LOC113344218 — translated: MSNYSKPDQHHFGVASRKRKERDTSTSAVMANKPTAPTPPPTPPSLSISPAASAPCKDNNWLLAGYLAHEFLTSGTLLGQKWDPARAEANPITPRNNNPNNIRGRPTAVGIGGAAGSEAKSVRPQQKIHSSYANVSKLLKSEGAHIEGVVNPTQLAKWLHL